Proteins from a single region of Ascaphus truei isolate aAscTru1 unplaced genomic scaffold, aAscTru1.hap1 HAP1_SCAFFOLD_236, whole genome shotgun sequence:
- the LOC142478289 gene encoding ETS domain-containing protein Elk-1-like isoform X6, which translates to MNYDKLSRALRYYYDKNIIKKVSGQKFVYKFVCYPDPGSIEPPKEDAKCEESVTEQSQPPKSTDSSPHVPKMVRSSSKTSRNEYMRSGLYSTFTIQSLQAPPIAQSKTSKVEALTPTEAPPPLQAKGQSFDISSHDAAEQSDAALSLQVGVHSSEDLQLHVTVDPPTPEIKVEASLEEAALEEAALEEAALEKAVPEVEEVSETRVLLSTLPKLKAPSSAQPLTQEILVVINSPEKEEISMKTEPEDIERRGDPSTPATSAEGQPVKGRKPRDLELPFSAVIGQEKMNAAVTSLLAPGSASSVITSQSLTPLLLTPSSLPPSIHFWSTLSPIAPRSPAKLSFQVRCQEEGATLPMCFIFRSVERALVQHLQVSQQMEVTRFTSQLSVWMDFLLLSFSPLDHRSHNESTEL; encoded by the exons AACATTATCAAGAAAGTCAGCGGCCAGAAGTTTGTGTACAAGTTTGTTTGTTACCCGGATCCTGGCAGCATTGAACCCCCGAAAGAGGACGCTAAATGTGAGGAGTCTGTAACCGAGCAGAGCCAGCCTCCCAAATCTACGGACAGCTCCCCACATGTCCCCAAAATGGTGAGGAGCAGTTCCAAAACCAGTCGCAATGAGTACATGCGCTCCGGACTGTACTCCACATTCACCATCCAATCACTGCAAGCCCCGCCCATTGCGCAGTCCAAGACTAGCAAGGTGGAAGCCCTGACTCCAACTGAAGCACCACCCCCACTGCAGGCCAAAGGTCAAAGCTTTGACATTTCATCACACGATGCTGCTGAGCAGAGTGACGCTGCGCTGTCCCTCCAGGTCGGCGTCCACAGCTCCGAGGACCTCCAGCTACAC GTCACCGTGGACCCTCCCACTCCGGAAATTAAGGTGGAGGCCTCTCTGGAAGAGGCCGCTCTGGAAGAGGCCGCTCTGGAAGAGGCCGCTCTGGAGAAGGCCGTCCCAGAGGTTGAGGAAGTCTCTGAGACTCGGGTTCTTCTCTCTACTTTGCCTAAGTTGAAGGCTCCGAGTTCGGCGCAGCCGCTCACGCAGGAGATCCTCGTGGTCATAAACTCTCCCGAGAAGGAAGAGATCAGCATGAAGACTGAGCCTGAAGacatagagaggaggggggatccTTCCACTCCAGCCACGTCTGCTGAGGGGCAACCTGTGAAAGGGAGGAAACCAAGAGACCTGGAGCTTCCATTCTCAGCTGTGATTGGGCAGGAAAAGATGAACGCAGCTGTTACCTCACTGCTGGCACCTGGAAGTGCATCTTCTGTCATCACTTCTCAGTCTCTG ACTCCTCTCCTGCTTACCCCGAGTTCTCTTCCTCCTTCTATCCATTTCTGGAGCACACTGAGTCCTATCGCTCCTCGGAGCCCTGCCAAGCTCTCCTTCCAGGTGAGATGCCAAGAGGAAGGTGCCACCCTCCCCATGTGTTTCATCTTCCGGTCCGTAGAGAGAGCTCTCGTCCAGCATCTACAAGT TTCCCAACAAATGGAAGTAACCAGATTCACATCCCAACTCTCAGTGTGGATGGACTTTCTACTCCTGTCGTTCTCTCCCCTGGACCACAGAAGCCATAACGAATCCACAGAGCTGTGA